The Spirosoma foliorum genome has a window encoding:
- a CDS encoding GNAT family N-acetyltransferase translates to MTIRLATISDSAAITELAITTMREAFGPPHNPVELVEEYVQSAMSVPIMEAELADHRSTFFLLESGDGELVGYAKLRKHAPPRKMADRNAIEIQRIYLLQNQIGQGQGRILMQHCLDWSRNQGYTAVWLGVWERNARAMAFYEKIGFRKFGFHYFQFGTERQRDFWLEKQLDN, encoded by the coding sequence ATGACCATTCGACTCGCTACTATTTCTGATTCAGCCGCGATAACGGAGCTGGCTATTACCACTATGCGTGAGGCTTTTGGTCCACCTCACAACCCTGTCGAACTCGTGGAAGAATACGTTCAATCGGCTATGAGCGTTCCCATTATGGAAGCGGAATTAGCCGATCATCGGTCTACTTTTTTTCTGCTCGAATCAGGTGATGGAGAGCTTGTTGGCTACGCGAAACTACGCAAACACGCCCCTCCCCGGAAAATGGCCGACCGAAACGCTATTGAAATTCAACGCATTTATCTTTTGCAAAATCAGATTGGCCAAGGGCAGGGGCGTATACTGATGCAACATTGTCTGGACTGGTCGCGAAATCAAGGGTATACTGCTGTTTGGCTGGGAGTTTGGGAGCGGAATGCCCGCGCAATGGCCTTCTATGAAAAAATCGGTTTCAGAAAATTCGGGTTTCATTATTTCCAGTTTGGCACCGAGCGTCAGCGGGATTTCTGGCTTGAGAAACAATTAGATAATTAG